The Nitriliruptor alkaliphilus DSM 45188 genome includes a region encoding these proteins:
- a CDS encoding winged helix-turn-helix transcriptional regulator — protein MAKDYGQFCGLARALDVVGDRWTLLIVRELLMGPARFRDLQHGLPGIATNLLTERLARLAELGIITRSTEATRPIYELTEFGEGLREPVEAFVRWSAPLMISGPGDDHADPRWLTIAVPALLEQAQPDQPGARTVQVDDVTLRITSTGDGVAVNLLPDGDHHGDIDHRATMPQVLGAAFMSRSFDDFLRAL, from the coding sequence ATGGCGAAGGACTACGGCCAGTTCTGCGGTCTCGCACGGGCGCTCGACGTGGTGGGCGACCGGTGGACCCTGCTGATCGTGCGCGAACTCCTCATGGGGCCAGCGCGGTTCAGGGACCTGCAGCACGGGCTTCCCGGCATCGCGACGAACCTGCTCACCGAACGGCTCGCCCGCCTGGCGGAACTCGGGATCATCACGCGCAGTACCGAGGCCACCCGCCCGATCTACGAGCTGACCGAGTTCGGCGAGGGGCTCCGCGAGCCCGTCGAGGCCTTCGTGCGCTGGAGCGCACCCCTGATGATCAGTGGCCCCGGCGACGACCATGCCGACCCACGGTGGCTCACCATCGCGGTCCCTGCCCTCCTGGAGCAGGCCCAGCCCGACCAGCCAGGTGCCAGGACCGTCCAGGTCGACGATGTCACCCTTCGGATCACCTCGACAGGGGACGGGGTTGCAGTGAACCTGCTGCCCGACGGTGACCACCACGGTGACATCGACCACCGGGCCACCATGCCCCAAGTCCTGGGGGCGGCCTTCATGAGCCGGTCGTTCGACGACTTCCTCCGGGCGCTGTGA